A single Vulpes lagopus strain Blue_001 chromosome 3, ASM1834538v1, whole genome shotgun sequence DNA region contains:
- the RHOT2 gene encoding mitochondrial Rho GTPase 2 isoform X2, giving the protein MVVRKNVAGGVRNDGLTLDGFLFLNTLFIQRGRHETTWTILRRFGYGDALELTPDYLVPPLHVPPGCSTELNHFGYQFVQRVFEKHDRDRDGSLSPAELESLFSVFPAAPWGPRLPREVCTEAGRLSLHGYLCQWTLVTYLDVRRCLEHLGYLGYPTLCEQDSQAHAITVTREKRLDQEKGQTQRNVLLCKVVGARGVGKSAFLQAFLSRDLGDDRELVEECPIYAINTVQVNGQEKYLILCEVSADSLLAPTSDAACDVACLMFDGSNPGSFALCARVYKRHYMDGQTPCLVVSSKADLPTGSAPPGLAPTEFCRRHRLPAPAAFSRVGPAGLSAAVFTRLTAMAAFPHLAHGELHATSFWLRVTLGAVGLAVTAVLSISLYRALVKTR; this is encoded by the exons ATGGTGGTGCGCAAGAACGTGGCTGGAGGGGTGCGCAACGACGGGCTGACCCTGGACG GCTTTCTTTTCTTGAACACGCTGTTCATCCAGCGCGGCCGCCACGAGACCACATGGACCATCCTGCGGCGCTTCGGCTATGGAGATGCGCTGGAGCTTACCCCTGACTACCTGGTCCCACC GCTCCACGTGCCCCCCGGCTGCAGCACCGAGCTCAACCACTTTGGCTACCAGTTTGTGCAGAGGGTGTTTGAGAAGCACGACCGG GACCGTGACGGCAGCCTCTCGCCTGCGGAGCTAGAGAGCCTGTTCAGCGTGTTCCCCGCTGCCCCCTGGGGCCCCCGGCTGCCCCGGGAGGTCTGCACTGAGGCCGGCAGGCTGTCTCTGCACGGATACCTCTGCCAGTGGAC cttgGTGACCTACTTGGACGTCCGGCGCTGCCTCGAGCACCTCGGTTACCTGGGCTACCCCACCCTCTGCGAGCAGGACTCCCAGGCCCACGCTATCACAG TCACTCGAGAGAAGAGGCTGGACCAAGAGAAGGGGCAGACGCAGAGGAACGTTCTCCTGTGCAAGGTGGTGGGAGCCCGCGGAGTGGGCAAGTCCGCCTTCCTGCAGGCCTTCCTCAGCCGCGACCTGGGG GACGACAGAGAGCTTGTGGAGGAATGCCCCATCTACGCCATCAACACGGTGCAGGTCAACGGGCAGGAGAAGTACCTCATT CTGTGCGAGGTGAGTGCAGACAGCCTGCTGGCGCCCACATCCGATGCCGCCTGTGACGTGGCCTGCTTGATGTTCGACGGCAGCAACCCCGGCTCCTTCGCGCTCTGTGCCCGTGTCTACAAG CGCCACTACATGGACGGACAGACCCCCTGCCTCGTCGTCTCCTCCAAGGCAGACCTGCCCACGGGCAGCGCGCCCCCTGGCCTGGCGCCCACTGAGTTCTGCCGCAGACACCGGCTGCCCGCCCCTGCCGCCTTCTCCCGGGTGGGCCCGGCCGGGCTCAGCGCTGCCGTCTTCACCCGGCTCACCGCCATGGCTGCCTTCCC ACACCTGGCCCATGGGGAGCTGCATGCCACCTCCTTCTGGCTGCGGGTGACCCTGGGGGCCGTTGGGCTTGCGGTCACTGCCGTCCTCAGCATCTCGCTCTACAGGGCCCTGGTGAAGACCCGATGA
- the RHOT2 gene encoding mitochondrial Rho GTPase 2 isoform X1 → MKRDVRILLLGEAQVGKTSLILSLVGEEFPAEVPPRAEEITIPADVTPEKVPTHIVDYSEAEQTAEELRAEILKANVVCVVYDVSEEATIEKIRTKWIPLVNGETDRDPRVPIILVGNKSDLRPGSSMEAVLPIMSQFPEIETCVECSAKNLRNISELFYYAQKAVLHPTAPLYDPEAKQLRPACAQALTRIFRLSDRDLDQALSDEELNAFQKSCFGHPLAPQALEDVKMVVRKNVAGGVRNDGLTLDGFLFLNTLFIQRGRHETTWTILRRFGYGDALELTPDYLVPPLHVPPGCSTELNHFGYQFVQRVFEKHDRDRDGSLSPAELESLFSVFPAAPWGPRLPREVCTEAGRLSLHGYLCQWTLVTYLDVRRCLEHLGYLGYPTLCEQDSQAHAITVTREKRLDQEKGQTQRNVLLCKVVGARGVGKSAFLQAFLSRDLGDDRELVEECPIYAINTVQVNGQEKYLILCEVSADSLLAPTSDAACDVACLMFDGSNPGSFALCARVYKRHYMDGQTPCLVVSSKADLPTGSAPPGLAPTEFCRRHRLPAPAAFSRVGPAGLSAAVFTRLTAMAAFPHLAHGELHATSFWLRVTLGAVGLAVTAVLSISLYRALVKTR, encoded by the exons ATGAAGCGGGACGTTCGCATCTTGCTCCTGGGCGAGG CCCAGGTGGGGAAGACGTCGCTGATCCTGTCGCTGGTAGGCGAGGAGTTCCCCGCGGAG GTCCCGCCCCGCGCGGAGGAAATCACCATTCCTGCGGACGTCACCCCGGAGAAGGTGCCCACGCACATCGTGGATTACTCAG aAGCTGAGCAGACTGCCGAGGAGCTCCGGGCCGAGATCCTCAAG GCAAACGTGGTCTGCGTGGTGTATGACGTGTCTGAGGAGGCCACCATCGAGAAG ATCCGAACCAAATGGATCCCCCTGGTGAATGGGGAGACTGACAGGGACCCCAG AGTCCCCATCATCTTGGTGGGCAACAAGTCGGACCTGCGGCCCGGGAGCTCAATGGAGGCTGTGCTGCCCATCATGAGCCAGTTCCCGGAGATTGAGACCTGTGTGGAG TGCTCCGCCAAGAACCTGAGGAACATCTCGGAGCTGTTCTACTACGCACAGAAGGCGGTGCTGCACCCCACGGCCCCGCTCTACGACCCCGAGGCCAAGCAG TTGAGGCCCGCGTGTGCCCAAGCCCTCACACGCATCTTCAGGCTCTCGGACCGGGACCTAGACCAGGCGCTCAGTGACGAGGAGCTCAACGCCTTCCAG AAATCCTGCTTCGGGCACCCCCTGGCCCCGCAGGCCCTGGAGGATGTGAAGATGGTGGTGCGCAAGAACGTGGCTGGAGGGGTGCGCAACGACGGGCTGACCCTGGACG GCTTTCTTTTCTTGAACACGCTGTTCATCCAGCGCGGCCGCCACGAGACCACATGGACCATCCTGCGGCGCTTCGGCTATGGAGATGCGCTGGAGCTTACCCCTGACTACCTGGTCCCACC GCTCCACGTGCCCCCCGGCTGCAGCACCGAGCTCAACCACTTTGGCTACCAGTTTGTGCAGAGGGTGTTTGAGAAGCACGACCGG GACCGTGACGGCAGCCTCTCGCCTGCGGAGCTAGAGAGCCTGTTCAGCGTGTTCCCCGCTGCCCCCTGGGGCCCCCGGCTGCCCCGGGAGGTCTGCACTGAGGCCGGCAGGCTGTCTCTGCACGGATACCTCTGCCAGTGGAC cttgGTGACCTACTTGGACGTCCGGCGCTGCCTCGAGCACCTCGGTTACCTGGGCTACCCCACCCTCTGCGAGCAGGACTCCCAGGCCCACGCTATCACAG TCACTCGAGAGAAGAGGCTGGACCAAGAGAAGGGGCAGACGCAGAGGAACGTTCTCCTGTGCAAGGTGGTGGGAGCCCGCGGAGTGGGCAAGTCCGCCTTCCTGCAGGCCTTCCTCAGCCGCGACCTGGGG GACGACAGAGAGCTTGTGGAGGAATGCCCCATCTACGCCATCAACACGGTGCAGGTCAACGGGCAGGAGAAGTACCTCATT CTGTGCGAGGTGAGTGCAGACAGCCTGCTGGCGCCCACATCCGATGCCGCCTGTGACGTGGCCTGCTTGATGTTCGACGGCAGCAACCCCGGCTCCTTCGCGCTCTGTGCCCGTGTCTACAAG CGCCACTACATGGACGGACAGACCCCCTGCCTCGTCGTCTCCTCCAAGGCAGACCTGCCCACGGGCAGCGCGCCCCCTGGCCTGGCGCCCACTGAGTTCTGCCGCAGACACCGGCTGCCCGCCCCTGCCGCCTTCTCCCGGGTGGGCCCGGCCGGGCTCAGCGCTGCCGTCTTCACCCGGCTCACCGCCATGGCTGCCTTCCC ACACCTGGCCCATGGGGAGCTGCATGCCACCTCCTTCTGGCTGCGGGTGACCCTGGGGGCCGTTGGGCTTGCGGTCACTGCCGTCCTCAGCATCTCGCTCTACAGGGCCCTGGTGAAGACCCGATGA